gtcgactaatctgtttgagtcatttttcatagaaaagtactataaagtaccccaaaatactcttactgcagcttcttacattcagatattggcagctttacacactctcccatgacggtgaactaaaaccctttggtgtgagtacgaaacaagacattagatgacatcattttggggtttaggagagacagacggacatttttcaacaatttaacacatttttcgataaaatgatttgtcgactaatcgaagaaataatcgacagattagtcgacaatgtaaataattgttagttgcagccctataaGATATATAAATCTCAGTAGATTTGATCTCTGACAGCCcggtgtgtgcttgtgtgcctGCAGGGTCGCATCACACCAACATGAAGAAGAAAGCGAGGATGACGCAGGTTGCAGGAGCCGGCAGCAACAAGGAGGAGTGTGAGTGATCTACATCCTGATATTTACGTTCAGTTTaataattcagttcagttttatttatttaggcctAAATCACAATTTGTTTCAGAGGgatttacagcatatgacaagttgtcctgctgtgtttgtaCCAATAAATACAGCTAGGCAAAGTTTTTACGGATGTGGACAATATGGTTGTTGATAAATGACATGATTATAAATATGTGTGTCCCCAGGTTGTGTGCTCTGCAGGCTCAGCGATGATGACCCGGTCATGTTTGGGGAGAAAGTCACTCTCAAGGAGCACAAATTCTCTGTCCACTACTTCTGTTTGGTAAgtttgtgtgttggtgtgttttaaAGAAGTTACAGTTTCTCATGAATCATCAAGCTGTCAGCGTTCTTCGAGATCTGCAGGACTCATGGAGAATTATTTTACTTGTGAGCAACCCTAGTTTTTCCTTAAGTACTTCTTTTGGATCTTAAATTTGTTTCCATGAGGCCTCCATCGGTGAACTGGTTTCATTAGTTCACTGACTAACGGACCTCTGTGTATGGATGCAGTGGTTGAagttatttttgaaatattttttaatgtgctTCATATTTCGTGCTGCGTTTTCAGGAGGAAAATTTATATTTAATGCAAGAAAATCATGCAGACCTCTTAGCCGTGTCACTGTTTCATGTTGTCTGACAGAGGTTTGTCGAAGAACtttgttttaacaaaataatgtttaaaatgatTCACTGGAGGTTCCACACACAGCCCTGTTCATATTCACGAGGTATTAACAGCTTCTGATGGATTTCTTGTCAGATGTCTGATTTTCATACTGTGATATGTGACATCATCCACGTGTGTTGTGTCTCAGCTGACGTCTTGTGGAGTTTACCAGCGTGGAGAAGAGGGCGAGGGCGTCTTTGGTTTCCTGGTGGACGACATCAAACAGGAGTGCCGCCGGTCGGCTCGACTGGTGAGAGACTAAAACACATCATGTTTTATCcttactgtgtgtttattttgtgtctattgTGTGCTTGCTGTGCGTTTATCGtatgtttactgtgtgtgtttcagacgtGTAGCTTCTGTAAGGGGAAGGGAGCGTGTGTCGGCTGCTACGTCAGAAGCTGCAGGAAGGTGGCTCACTTTCCCTGCGCCAGGAAAAACCAGTTCGTCTCTCAGTTCACTGGACTCTTCCCGTGAGTGCCGACTGCACATTCAACTCTGTAACTTTATTAATAAGGCCTCGTGGTTCATCGTGTCTCATGGAGCGTGCTCCAGTTCAACATGTATTTGAGAAAAGAGCATTTCTCTGATGAACTCTCACCTCCtttattcactcattcactgtTTCCTGCATCGTCACTGGCATGTTGTCACTTCACACACACGTTAACACCTCTAAATGCAGCAGGAGGAAGACAGGGTAACATTATACAAAGAAGAGATGCTGTTCGCTGCTCTAACTGTCACATTTATATCAGTGAGGGTGGACTAAATAACAGACACACCTCTCTGTGTTCACAATACAGTTCAAACCCGACCTACAACCTCCACAGTGAACACCTTCATGACGGAGGATTTATTACAGGAACGATGTTTTGATTGTTTATCAGtttgtacctaataaactggacaCCGAGTATAAGACATTCAGAGAAGGTTCAtgtggtctgtctgtctgtctgtgttcaggTCGTACTGTCCGGATCACAGTCCCACTCAGTCACTATGTGTGAGTTCAGACCTCAGTCTGCCTCAGTCCTGCTCCATCTGTTTGGACTCCATCGATCCTGTCCTCAGCTACTCCGTCCTCAAATGTCCGTCCTGCCACGCCAGCTGGTTCCACAGGGACTGTGTGCAGGTACTGTCACTCTCGTtaacccaaaatacacacaaaaaaaatcatgttttccaCGTCACGCTGCAGCATTGAGTCGTGTGTATAGTAATAATTTGTTGcaatcaaataattaaaaaacactCCAAAATTGAACTGCCTACCTCAGCTTTAAATGGTAAAATATAATTTTTGGATTTGGACGAACTGACCATTTAAACCTCCACCAGCATCAACAGCATTCTGATTTATTTAGTATCATATTTCCAGGTGTGCTCCACAtttacctgtctgtgtttgtgtgtgtgtatgtgtcagcaTCAGGCCCACAACGCCggcctcttcttcttcagatGTACTCTCTGTAACAACAAGGAGAGCTTCCAGGAGGAGATGCTGAGGATGGGAATCTACATCCCAGAGAGGTAACATGATCATTAGCACATGACGAGGCTTTCACAGCCAGCGTGTTCTCACCACACCTGAACTCAACAGGAACCACAGAGGACAGGGGATTGTGGGTAGAATGAAAGAAAAGTCTGTGTTCTAATTCACTGTTTGTTCTTCTCTGCAGAGATGCCTCATGGGAGTTGGAGGCAAACGCTTATTCAGAGCTGCTGGAGGTTTACAGTCGCTGTGATGCTCTCAACTGCGTCTGCAACGACGGACGGATGCACTCCGCCAAGAGCGGGTATTTATCTTCTTATGTTACTGTTTCATCCACAATGTTAACACAGATGGACACAAGGTACAATGTCAAACTGGAGTTTATTAAATAACTGAACAAGATTACTCTGGATGAAGAGCAGTGGTTAAAAATTCTGACAGTGGTAAATATGTCCAGAGAATCCAAGAGCAAATTTACCCAGTATAAAATAATACACAGATACTACTGGACATCAGCCAGGCTGCATAGGATGGGTTTATTAACTGATGATTCATGTTGGAAATACCAGGAAGAAACTGACACCTTTTTACATTGTATTTGTACATTTGGTCTGTCCAAAaagtcacagctctggatgtagattttagtcagactaacatgttggcgcatattttaaaagtccgactgtcagactgacacaataaattgatttttgtgTTTCCTCTCAGTCCCACCTGCAGAGCGCTCAGTTTGTGaccctgttgttgtttgtttcagcTGGTTTGAGGTGATTCGCTGCCGGCTGTGTGGCTCCAGAGGGACTCACAGGAAATGTTCGGGGCTGAAGGTGGACACCAGGGGCTGGGCCTGCAGCGACTGCACGCAGGCTACTGACGGGAAAGGTCTGAGTCTGTGATGCACCGTCTCATGTCTTGGTTTTAATTACGATCTGCAGGAATGACGTAACTTTCTGTCTGTGGTGGGAAAAGGAACGGCTCAAGAACTGTATTTGGTGTATTTTGGGGCTGTTTATTTCCCGCTGGATTTACAATTATTGTTCATTTTGTTACAGATGTTGTTGTTACTATGCTGCAGCTGTTTGTTAATGTGAACCATGTGCTCGTCTTCTCCAGCCTCCCTCGTTGCGTCTCCTCAGGGATGTCAGAGGAGGAGTCTGCTGTCCAAACGCTACCTGTCACCCATCCGCTCCTCCATCAGCTGTAAGAGGTACACAAACCTGTCtgacacatttttttgcatCTTCCACCTGGATCAATTAACACTAGTCATGTGAAGTCAGGTTGGCTACTACATTCTATTGGCTATCGTGACACGTCCCTCCTCAGCTCCCAGTTTTTCGACAGGACACATTGAATATGTGGGATCACACAACGCTCTGCGAGCTGTTTCATCAGAGGTTCATGGACTAAAACATACAGAATAGCCTGAATGCTCCTTTACATTTAATAAACAGTCACATGaaacctctctgtctctctgttttagACCGTCGTTACCTGTTAGATCTGAATCACCTGAGGAGATCCTGCAGGCGTTGCGCCCTCAGCTCCGTCCCGACAgtgtgcaggtggaggtggacgGGGATCAGGCTCTGTCTGCGGGTTTAGAGCTGGTGAGGAGGGCCGACTTTGaccccacacacactctgtctgtcAGGTGAGTGGATCATAAAATCACCTCTTATTTTCTCAATTTAATTGTTGGTAAAATCAACATCTGATCAAAATATGCACTTCTACAAACAGTGTATATTGTCTCTTCTTGTTGTCACCGTCCAGGTTTAACGATGACCAGCAGACCACATTTCCCAGCAGTCTCCAGGACAGTGACACAGCCAGGCAGTACTTCCTGAAGCTGCTGGTGCAGCAGATCCAGGACTGTGTGGTGTTTGAGGGTCCAGATGGATCCAAAAACATGGCGCTGGACTCTCAGGGTacaaatcattattttattctttgtttATGTCACAGTCATTTATTTATCAGGTGTGTCCGCTTCAGGGGGATCTATTGGCAGAGATGGAACATATTGCACTAAATATGTCCGTGGGCAGTGTCGGAAACACATTGATTTTTTAAGGTGAAACAGTTTTTTTCACTGCTTTtaccgtttgttttggagaggaagagacttctgtggGTGATccagctcccggtaaaaacgtCCTTAACAATGAACGCTGACAGAATTCTTACCAGGAGAAGTTTGAGCTAGTTGCAGTTTGCAATCTCAAttactagatgccactaaatccccctaaatcttacacactgctcctatAAAATCTTAATCAGAGATACAGAGGAgtcctctctctttcacacacacacacacacacacacctgttatCATCCTAGTGTACATGAACCTGCAGGTaactcagctctgtgtgtctccagCTCTGAGAGAGGACCTGTACTTTGATGTCGGCTGCCTGCTGGCTCTGTCTCTGGCTCACGGCGGCCCTCCTGTCGGCTTCTTCTCTCGCGCTCTCTACCAGTGTCTGTTCAACTACCCAGCCAACCGGCCGCTCGCCATCACTCACATGACCCCCGACATGCACTTCACCCACAGAGTCAGCAGGGTGAGTGGGACGACTTTGTTGGTAAACTTCATGTGTCATTACAGATGTCTTTACAATCGCAGGTCGAGTGATTGACTGGCTGATTTCAGATCGCAGAGGCGCAGTCTTTAGACGACCTGAGAGGAGTGATGGCAGCGAGCTGGGAGTACCTGGAGCTGGCTGGCTGCAACCGACCAATCAGCAgcctggaggagagagaggctcTGGTGGAGGATCTGGTCAGCTTCACTATGATCACCAGGATGCAGCTGCCACTGCAGAGGTAGAGAGAGacgttcagtgtttttatggaGGCAGATAAAAGAACAGACGCTGGTGTGATGCTGAAGGTTCAGTATGAGTTATTCACAGTATAGTTAATGGACTGAAGCTCAGATGATGAGCAGCTCCAGTGacaggtggacaaaaaaaggTCATTTCCAACCCTGTCCTCATTACAAATCAGTCTTTTTCTGATGCTTGTGTTGTGGAGGGGCTACAGACGCAACTCATGAGCCTTGGCTACATTATTAAAGGCTGTAGTATCGATAAGCTCAGATGTTACCGGCTCTTTTATCTGTGCATTTTAgggttttgctgtaatttattatcatttatttctCCTCTTCTTATCCCACTAATGTGCCAGAAGTTAAGctccaaaatgttgaaaatgacACAGTCTGCGACACCGTATGTTGAAACAGTGACTTCAAAGAAATGAAACAAGCCGCAGAGGGTCAGTATTCTCTCCACTCACTGTaatatctgtgtttgtgtttgtcctgCAGGTTTCGGGAGGGCCTGCAGACTCTGGGCGTCTTTGATCAGGTAATTTCAGTTTGCTTGTATTAACACAGTGTTTGTTCGAAGGTTCATCAGAATGACAAACCTTTGATCTGATCCAGGTTCAGCTCTTCCCGTCGTTGTTCTGCAGTGTTTTCTGTGAGGCGGCGGATCGGCTCACGGCTCAGACGGTCGGTCAGATCTTCACCGTGAACTTCtctcagcaggaggagagactGAGCAGAGAGACACCCGTCATCAGCTTCTGGAGACACTTCCTGCGGGAGTGTGAAGGTACgggcaaaccaaacactggctctagataagtcCATTCTTGACCACAAGACCCTGTACTgaatttctctcctctcctctccgcaGTTGGGAGAAGCTCCATCTCCCTGCAGGACCTTCTTCATTTCGCCACAGGAGCTGAGGAGCTCCCTGCAGCCAGCCTTCTCCcttctccctccatctccttcCTCCATCctgtggaggagagagaagaagagagagagggagtcagAACAAGGAGGGACGAGGGGCTCTTTCCTCAGTGTGTGCCCAGCTCCAGACACCTCCTCCTGCCTGTTTCCTCCTCATACCAGGCCTTCAAAAGCTCCATGGAGCAGGCTGTCAGCCACCATGTGCACCTCCTCCCCACAGAGAGTtagtgcaggaggaggaggaggaggaggagaggtgttTTAGAGATTGTGGCTGCCTGTTAATCTTTCTGTTCTCATGCAGCACATTTACAGTTTAAAGCTTTTCTCATCTTACTCACTAATGAAGCTGAAAGCGGCCAAAGCAAACCTCATcccttttaaaggtccagtgtgaaggatt
This Epinephelus lanceolatus isolate andai-2023 chromosome 15, ASM4190304v1, whole genome shotgun sequence DNA region includes the following protein-coding sequences:
- the g2e3 gene encoding G2/M phase-specific E3 ubiquitin-protein ligase, translating into MKKKARMTQVAGAGSNKEECCVLCRLSDDDPVMFGEKVTLKEHKFSVHYFCLLTSCGVYQRGEEGEGVFGFLVDDIKQECRRSARLTCSFCKGKGACVGCYVRSCRKVAHFPCARKNQFVSQFTGLFPSYCPDHSPTQSLCVSSDLSLPQSCSICLDSIDPVLSYSVLKCPSCHASWFHRDCVQHQAHNAGLFFFRCTLCNNKESFQEEMLRMGIYIPERDASWELEANAYSELLEVYSRCDALNCVCNDGRMHSAKSGWFEVIRCRLCGSRGTHRKCSGLKVDTRGWACSDCTQATDGKASLVASPQGCQRRSLLSKRYLSPIRSSISCKRPSLPVRSESPEEILQALRPQLRPDSVQVEVDGDQALSAGLELVRRADFDPTHTLSVRFNDDQQTTFPSSLQDSDTARQYFLKLLVQQIQDCVVFEGPDGSKNMALDSQALREDLYFDVGCLLALSLAHGGPPVGFFSRALYQCLFNYPANRPLAITHMTPDMHFTHRVSRIAEAQSLDDLRGVMAASWEYLELAGCNRPISSLEEREALVEDLVSFTMITRMQLPLQRFREGLQTLGVFDQVQLFPSLFCSVFCEAADRLTAQTVGQIFTVNFSQQEERLSRETPVISFWRHFLRECEVGRSSISLQDLLHFATGAEELPAASLLPSPSISFLHPVEEREEEREGVRTRRDEGLFPQCVPSSRHLLLPVSSSYQAFKSSMEQAVSHHVHLLPTES